DNA sequence from the Staphylococcus epidermidis genome:
TTATTCATGAGGGCGTCATTGCAGAACAAGGTACGCCTGAAGATATATTTAATCACCCCAAAACAGAAGAGCTTCAGCGATTTTTAAATGTGATTAATGAAAAATAGAATAGTAATATTATAGAAATGGAGAGGCTGGGACAAAAAGGTCCAAGATAAGTAAATAAAGACAATTTCTATTGAAATAATATAGAAATTGTCTTTTTTATAATTTTTTTGATTATTTTCAGTTCGTTGAGCTGTTACTTTTCTTATATTAAGCCACGGGGATGTCTGAATTCATCGAATTCAGTATCGGGAATTGTTTCTACAATATCATTTACATGTCGTGAAATATTATTTGTGGGGATATGAATTGAAGGTAGAGTATGTTGAATCATGTTATAATCTTTATACATAAGGCACCTCGTTAATTTAGTTTATTGCTATTTATTAAATTTTACGGAAGGGCCTTATTTTCAAAGTATTTTAATGTAAAATTACATATGAATACAAAGTATTTTGGCGAGACTCTTGAGGGAACAGGACAAGCTGAAGACTATAGGCTGAATCTGTCCCCTAAGAAAGCGAGCCAACAATACGTAGTATTGTAAATAAAGAAGCCAGTAAATGAATTTATGAAAACTCATTTACTGGCTATTTCACTAGGAATTATGTCCCAGCCTCTCCTTTAAGTGTATAGAAAGTCAATGACTTAAACTCATGTGCATTAATATTTAGTTTTTTATCTATGTTGAAGGAATCGAATTGATTAGAATTCGATTCCTATTTGCTAATGAATAATTATCTACGACTTTCTAATTCTTGTTTTACTTTATAAAATAGTGGTTTAATTGGTTTGATAAAATCACCAATATATTCATAAATTTTAGCGTTAAATCCTTCTTTAAATTTTTGAACGCCAGCATCTTCAGCATTTTCACTAAAGTCTCCGGTAACACCGTAGAAATTATATCTATCGATATTATGTTCTTTTGCAAATTGAATCATATCCCATTGTAATCGATATGCTCCCATATAAGCATTATATTTAGGGTTAGAGCCACTTGATAAGTAATACACTTCGTGATCATTATATATATATAATGCTGCAGCAAGATGAAGAACTTGACCTTCTTCTGCTATTTTCTCTTTAGTTTGTCTGATTTTACGCGCATTACTATCGAATTGTTGTTTGACTTGTGTATGTTTCGTTTTATTTTTCTTAGAATTTGGATTTTCTTCTAATGTTTTTTCAACATCTTTTAGTTGTTGATTAAGGTTTTGATGTTTAGTTTGCAACGTATCTAAATAATCTTGTAAATCGATGTAAGCAAGTTTTAACATAGCATGATCTTCATAAGTTTTTTGCATCTCAACAAAGTAAGGCTCTTCACGGAATTTAAAGCCATGTTTTTCTTCAGCCATTTTGAATAATTCAAAAAATGTATTTGTTTCTTCAATGGGTAATGTTTTAACTTTAACACCCATTTCATAAGTCTTTTTAATATTTCGACGTGTTTGGTAATCCATTTCTTTTAATAATTGATCTTCAGATTTATCTTTAAGGTTAAGTACTGATAACCAGCGGATTTGACTCATTGTATCATAACCTACAGTGTATCCTTGGTGTTTGTAACCTAATTCTTCCATTGTTTTAATCAATGCGCGATTATCAAAGGATTCAATGATTTCTCCATTAGGTTGACGTAAATTTTCTAATACATAAGGGTCAACGAGTACATATAAACAATTGTGTTTTTTTAAATAAGCAGTAAGTGATTTAAAAAAGAAGCGAACTAAAACTAAATTGTTAAAGTCCATGACTGGTCCTCTATGTGTGTAAAAATACTTAAAGAATTTTAAAGAACGTGCCTCTGTTAATAAGCACGCAGCAATGACATCTTCTTGATCATCTTTAACTCCCACTAAATGTACGTCACCTTTTGTTTTCGATCTATTATTATAATGTATACTGGATTGTGTATAATGCGAGAAATTTTCTGAAGTAAATTGCTCGAATTCTTCAGAAGTTAAATTTACAAATTTCATTATATTTCTTCACCTCTAAGTCAATTTCCATGTTTTATCGTCATGATATATATTACCAAACCCTAAACATCCTTACACATCATAACATAAAAAATTGTGTCATACTTTCGTATGAGGCCGTTTTATTTAAAAGAGAATAGATTTAAAAAGTAAGAGGTATAAAAAATTAAGTTAATGAAGATCGTACCTCTAAAGAGAATGTGATAAAATTTAAGTTGAAAGAATTGCTTAGATTAAATAACATGCTAATTGTAAACGTAGAGCTAAAGAAATATTGACATCGTTTGATATGTTAAGTGTAAAAAGAGATTAACTTGAAGTTCTATGACATAGATATAGATAGAGTGAGTAGGAGTGAGTATGTTGAAGAAGTTATTAGTCGGGGTTAGTGTACTAACTTTATTATTAGCAGGTTGCATGAGTCACGAGTACGCAGACAAAATAGATAAAGCGGTTAAACTACAAGAGAAAAAGCAACAAAAAATTGCTAAAAACGATTCAGGTGATGAAGTTAAACATTTTGATAAAAAAGATGCCAATATTTATGTGTTTGACAAAGGAAAATATGTTGTATTGGAGTATAAACCACTTAGTGATGATGCTGAAGCGCGTTACTATACTTATGAATTTAAAGATAAAAAAGCATATTATAATAAAGACTTTAATGCAAAAGCATACTACCAATCTCATGAGCCTGACTATAAAGAAGAGAATATGTATTAATCGTTTTAGGAAAAGGAGAAACGATGAAAAAATTAATCGGATTATTGATGATTTTATGTATGGTTTTGCTATACAGTTGCTCAGGTCCAATGGACTCTCCAAAGCATTCTAATAATAGCAAACCTGTAGTGGTAATATACGGTGATTATAAGTGTCCTTATTGTAAAAAAACAGAAGATCGCGTGATGCCAAAGCTTAAGAAGAAGTATATTGATACAAACAAAATTAAATATCAATATGTGAATTTGGCATTCTTAGGAAAAGATTCAATTGTAGGTTCAAGAGCGCAGCATGCGGTAAATCATTATGCTCCCAAGAAGTCACTTGAATTTCAGAAATTAATGTTTAATCAACAAAAAGATGAACATAAGCAATGGATTACAACACGTCTTGTTGATAAGCAAATTGATAAATTAAGTATCAGTGATGACAAAAAGAAAAAAATAAAGACTGATTATAAAACTAAAGGTTCCATCTCGTGGAAAAAAGCCAAGGAAGATCAACAAATTGCGAAGAAAAATCACATCAAGCAAACACCTACAGCGTTTGTTAATGATAACAAGGTTGAAGATCCATATGACTTTTCTAGCTACGAGATGTTGCTAGAAAACGAAAAGTGAAAGTATCTGTAATAGTAGTTAATATATATAAATCTTTATTTATTTAAAATGCCTGAGACTAATCATTGTCTCGGGTGTTTTTTAATTTTGACAGTCACTTGCTAATTCAAAAATGGGTGTGTATTAACCATATTTAATTTGTTTTTAGCAACGAGAACTATAAATTAAGCGTGATGTTTTCCTGAAATTTCTTCGATATTTTAGAATTAATGAAATTATCTTAAGCGTATTATTTTTGTTAATATTGAGGCAATCGATTCTTTAAAATGTGAGGTACATATATGACGATAGAAAAAAAGAAAAATAAGATTATTTTTACTAGAACTTTTAGTGCACCAATTAATAAGGTATTTGATGCTTATACAAAGCGGGAACTATTTGAACAATGGTTTCATCCTCAAGACGCATCTGTCACAGTTTATGATTTTAATGCTACGAAAGGAGGAAACGCTTTTTATGCTATTCAAGCTCCTCAGATGACAAGTTATACTATTGCTGAATATCTGCAAGTGGATGCACCATATTATATAGAGTATTTAGACTATTTTGCTACGTCAAAAGGGGAAAAAGACACAAGTATGCCTGGTATGCATATCACTTTGAATTTTGAAGAAGTAAAAGGAAAGACTACTGTAACATCGACATCGACTTTTCCAACTGAAAGTGCCGCTCAGCAAGCGATAGACATGGGTGTAGAAACAGGTATGAATTCAACACTTAATCAGTTAGAGAAATTACTAAATCAAAAGTGATATAAACCTCGATCGTATACCTAACCAAAGAAACGTGAAAAAATTTGAGTAAATCATTACACTTTGATGAAATGTCATAAAGTTTTCAGTTATATTGTTTAAATATTGAAAATGCTAGGTATATAAACTTTTTTGAAAATTTCTATATCCTATAAATAAAATTTAATATACACATATGTCATTCTTACTTATATAATAAGTGTGAAAATATTAATGTGGATAGGATGAGAAGACATGTTCAAGAACAACAAAAGTATTGAAGATACTTATGCAACAAAACCTATTATTCAGAATATCGTTGGTCAGGCACAAATCAAACAAGTGATGGCGAAACAAACACCCATGAGATATACGTTGAAAGCTATCATGGCTGGTTTTCTATTATCAATAGTTACAGTTTTTATGTTAGCAATTAAAACACAATTCGCTTCAACGCATAATGACGGGTTAATCAATTTGATGGGAGCTATTGCGTTTAGTTTAGGTCTCGTATTAGTTGTGTTAACCAATTCTGAATTATTAACTAGTAATTTTATGTATCTGACTGTTGGTTGGTATTATAAAGCAATTAGTGTAAGTAAAATGATATGGATTTTTATTTTCTGTTTTATAGGTAATATCTTAGGTGGATTTATTTTATTTTTCCTCATGAAATATGCACATGTTATGACGCCAGAAATGACAGATAGTTTAACAGCATTAGTACATAAAAAAACAGTAGAATCGACTTGGTTAAATATTTTGATTAAAGGTATATTTTGTAATTTCTTTATTAATATCGGTATTTTTATTTCAATGCAGTTTAAAGAGGGACTAGCCAAAGCATTCTTTATAGCTTGTGGAGTGATTGTCTTTGTATTTATGGGTTACGAACACGTTGTTTTTAACGCTGGATTATATGCAGGTATGATGTTCTTTAATATGGATGGATTATCTTGGTTGGGTGTGCTAAAAAATATTGTTTTTGCATTCCTTGGAAACTATATCGGTGGAGGTATCTTTATTGGATTAGTGTATGCATATTTGAACGGTAAACGTGACAGCCTCCAACCATAGAGAACTATTAAGTAATTGAGATTTAATCACTAGTCTTTATCATATTGACATCTTCATGTGCTAGAAATGGATGTCTTGCTTCATGTTGAAAGTGTTTAAATTACAAAGTATTATTGCATCATTGAAATGATATATAGATTAAAGAGATGAAATCATGAAATAGAGAAGATGAGTGGGGCTTTAGTCCTGTAGTTACGTTGCCTTACTTCAAACTCGAAATCCATTTTAGAATTTAAAAAATAAAGTTAGTATATTTAGAATTCTGTCTTATGCTTCTATACGTTAATAAAACCTGGGATATTTACAGATATCCTAGGTTTTGTTTATCAGTAATAGAATCTTGACACTTTATAAAAATGATAATAAACATTTATTGACGAGCACTTATAAAAAATTTAATCTATAGTTCATGTGGATGTTCAGTACTTAAGGAGTGAAAAATATGTCGAATATTAATATTAGAGTGGCACATGAACAAGATGCTGAAGAATTACATAGCATCATGCAAATTGCTTTTACACCTTTAAGAGAACTAGGTATTGATTGGCCATCAGTTCACGCTGATCTTGAAATGGTAAAGGATAATTTAAGACAAAATACTACATTTGTACTTGAAAATGAAAAAGAAATTATTTCAACGATTACGGTTTGCTATGCATGGAGTAGTGTAAAACCCATTTCAGGTTATCCGTTCGTTTGGTGGTTTGCAACACGACCAACTTATGATGGACAAGGGTATGGGAGTCAACTTTTAAAATATGTAGAGGAGACATTTTTACGCGATACTTTAAAAGCTGCTGCGGTAACCTTAGGAACATCAGCACGTTTGCACCCTTGGTTATTAAACATTTACGAAAAGCGGGGTTATGAAATATACGCTAAACATGAAAATGATGATGGTGATTTAGGAGTCATAATGCGTAAAATTTTAATACCAGAACAATTTAATGATGACATTTTGGGCCGACCGCCATTTTAGAAATATTTTTGTGTTCTAGAATGATAATTTAGTGAGATAGAATTCTTAGTCCTTAATGACCCCAATTCTATAATTTGTAAAATATTTGATAACAATCTATATTTTGAATTCTATACTAGAGTTCAAAAATGAATAATTACATTTTTATTTCAGTCATTGACTGAGCATACTGTAAGAAAGAGGCTGGGACAAAAAGGTCCAAGATAAGTAAATAAAGACAATTTCTATTGAAATAATATAGAAATTGTCTTTTTTATAATTTTTTTGATGATTTTCAGCTCGTTGAGCTGTTACTTTTCTTATATTAAGCCACGAGGATGTCTGAACTCATCGAATTCAGTATAGTGAATTGTTTCTGCAATATCATTTACATGTCGTGAAATATCATTTGTGGAGATAAGAACTGAAGTTTCCATTAGTAGAGTATGTTGAGTCATGTTATAGTCTTTATACATAAGGCACCTCGTTAATTTTGTTTATTGGTATTTATTAAATTTTACGGAAAGGCCTTATTTTCAAAGTATTTTAATGTAAAATGACATATAAACACAAAGTATTTTGGCGAGACTCTTGAGGGAACAGGACAAGTTGAAGACTACAGGCTGAAGCTGTCCCCTAAGAAAGCGAGCCAACAATACGTAGTATTGTAAATAAAGAAGCCAGTAAATGAATTTATAAAAACTCATTTACTGGCTATTTTGTTAGGAATTATGTCCCAGCTTCCCGTATCAATTATTATTCTTTTTTACTTAATTTATAATCAATTAAATAGATAGATTCTGGTGTAACATTAAAATGTCTTACTTTATTATTCACACCATCTATTTGAGAGTTGTATGTGATATAGCTGTTAGGAATATCTTTTTTAGATTCATTTAGTATTTCATTAGTCACTTGACCACGTTGCTTGTCACCGAAAGTAGTATTTAATTCTTTAATTAACTGAGTGACTTTAGTATTACTATAATTACCTTTATTTAATGCTCCATCAGGTAAGTATGCAGTGTTAAAGAAATAACCTGTATCACCACGTGGCACACTTAAATAACTATACATTGAAACATCCCAACTCTGTTTGTTTTTGAGATATCCTTCGATATCATCTACATTGCGTAATTGTATATCAACATTTGCCTTTTTAGCTTCAGATTGTATCACCTGTCCAATTTTAGGCAATTCTGGTCTGCCATCGTATGTGACCATGTTTAATTTAAGAGGATGCGATTTGGAATAACCTTCTTGAGCTAAAAGTTCTTTTGCACGCTTGATGTCTTGTGATTGAATTTCCTCTTTTTCTAATGATTTTAATCGATGGTTAAAAGGACCTGATGCTGGCTCAGCATAATTTTTAGAAACATTTTTAGCAATGTCTTTTCGATTAATAATCATATCTAGTGCTTCTCTTACTTTTTTATTAACTTTTTTACTATCATGATTGTATAACATTAAATGCGTTCTAAAGCCTGATGTACTTTGAATGTTTGCTTTGTTAGATTTTTTTACATCATCAACGCGTTCAATTGGAACATCAGTAGTCAAATCTGATTTGCCTGATAATAAGTGATCAACACGAGTATTACCATCTTCATGATAAGTGACATTAATTCTTTTTAATTTTGGCGTACCTTGCCAGTAGTCTTTGAATTGTTTTAGTACGATTTTTTGCGAACGTTTATACTGATCAATTTTATAAGGACCCGTACCAACAGGTTGATCAGTTACTTTGTTTTTAGCTTTTGTGTCGTAAATAGCAGCAAATGGGCTTGCGAGTTCAGACATTAATTCTGGATAAGGTTCTTTAGTAGTGATTGTGACTTTTTGTCCATGAGCATTGATTGATTTAATAGGAAGTGATCCTTTTAACAAATCACTTTTTTTCATTCCTTCTTCGAGACTGCGTTTTACAGCTTCGCCTGTTAAATGATGACCGTTTTGAAATTTAATATTATCTTTTAAAGTGAGTTCTAGTTGATTGTCAGATACTTGATGATAATTTTTGACTAATAAAGGTTTTACTTTACCATTCTTCGACATTTTAAAAAGCGATTCCAAGGCACCTGTTTTAACTGGGATATCAGTTTCGTAAGGTGCAATTGATTTAGTTTTCAAAGGTATTTCAACATTGAGGGTGTCTTTGTCTGTACTTGATGTGCCCCCACAGCTCGCTAAAACAAAAGATATCATGACAATAAGAG
Encoded proteins:
- a CDS encoding aminoacyltransferase, translating into MKFVNLTSEEFEQFTSENFSHYTQSSIHYNNRSKTKGDVHLVGVKDDQEDVIAACLLTEARSLKFFKYFYTHRGPVMDFNNLVLVRFFFKSLTAYLKKHNCLYVLVDPYVLENLRQPNGEIIESFDNRALIKTMEELGYKHQGYTVGYDTMSQIRWLSVLNLKDKSEDQLLKEMDYQTRRNIKKTYEMGVKVKTLPIEETNTFFELFKMAEEKHGFKFREEPYFVEMQKTYEDHAMLKLAYIDLQDYLDTLQTKHQNLNQQLKDVEKTLEENPNSKKNKTKHTQVKQQFDSNARKIRQTKEKIAEEGQVLHLAAALYIYNDHEVYYLSSGSNPKYNAYMGAYRLQWDMIQFAKEHNIDRYNFYGVTGDFSENAEDAGVQKFKEGFNAKIYEYIGDFIKPIKPLFYKVKQELESRR
- a CDS encoding DUF4467 domain-containing protein, which produces MLKKLLVGVSVLTLLLAGCMSHEYADKIDKAVKLQEKKQQKIAKNDSGDEVKHFDKKDANIYVFDKGKYVVLEYKPLSDDAEARYYTYEFKDKKAYYNKDFNAKAYYQSHEPDYKEENMY
- a CDS encoding DsbA family protein, with amino-acid sequence MKKLIGLLMILCMVLLYSCSGPMDSPKHSNNSKPVVVIYGDYKCPYCKKTEDRVMPKLKKKYIDTNKIKYQYVNLAFLGKDSIVGSRAQHAVNHYAPKKSLEFQKLMFNQQKDEHKQWITTRLVDKQIDKLSISDDKKKKIKTDYKTKGSISWKKAKEDQQIAKKNHIKQTPTAFVNDNKVEDPYDFSSYEMLLENEK
- a CDS encoding SRPBCC family protein, whose protein sequence is MTIEKKKNKIIFTRTFSAPINKVFDAYTKRELFEQWFHPQDASVTVYDFNATKGGNAFYAIQAPQMTSYTIAEYLQVDAPYYIEYLDYFATSKGEKDTSMPGMHITLNFEEVKGKTTVTSTSTFPTESAAQQAIDMGVETGMNSTLNQLEKLLNQK
- a CDS encoding formate/nitrite transporter family protein gives rise to the protein MFKNNKSIEDTYATKPIIQNIVGQAQIKQVMAKQTPMRYTLKAIMAGFLLSIVTVFMLAIKTQFASTHNDGLINLMGAIAFSLGLVLVVLTNSELLTSNFMYLTVGWYYKAISVSKMIWIFIFCFIGNILGGFILFFLMKYAHVMTPEMTDSLTALVHKKTVESTWLNILIKGIFCNFFINIGIFISMQFKEGLAKAFFIACGVIVFVFMGYEHVVFNAGLYAGMMFFNMDGLSWLGVLKNIVFAFLGNYIGGGIFIGLVYAYLNGKRDSLQP
- a CDS encoding GNAT family N-acetyltransferase; translation: MSNINIRVAHEQDAEELHSIMQIAFTPLRELGIDWPSVHADLEMVKDNLRQNTTFVLENEKEIISTITVCYAWSSVKPISGYPFVWWFATRPTYDGQGYGSQLLKYVEETFLRDTLKAAAVTLGTSARLHPWLLNIYEKRGYEIYAKHENDDGDLGVIMRKILIPEQFNDDILGRPPF
- the nikA gene encoding nickel ABC transporter substrate-binding protein; amino-acid sequence: MKKLITLIVMISFVLASCGGTSSTDKDTLNVEIPLKTKSIAPYETDIPVKTGALESLFKMSKNGKVKPLLVKNYHQVSDNQLELTLKDNIKFQNGHHLTGEAVKRSLEEGMKKSDLLKGSLPIKSINAHGQKVTITTKEPYPELMSELASPFAAIYDTKAKNKVTDQPVGTGPYKIDQYKRSQKIVLKQFKDYWQGTPKLKRINVTYHEDGNTRVDHLLSGKSDLTTDVPIERVDDVKKSNKANIQSTSGFRTHLMLYNHDSKKVNKKVREALDMIINRKDIAKNVSKNYAEPASGPFNHRLKSLEKEEIQSQDIKRAKELLAQEGYSKSHPLKLNMVTYDGRPELPKIGQVIQSEAKKANVDIQLRNVDDIEGYLKNKQSWDVSMYSYLSVPRGDTGYFFNTAYLPDGALNKGNYSNTKVTQLIKELNTTFGDKQRGQVTNEILNESKKDIPNSYITYNSQIDGVNNKVRHFNVTPESIYLIDYKLSKKE